One Microbacterium sp. zg-B96 genomic region harbors:
- a CDS encoding AarF/ABC1/UbiB kinase family protein has translation MQPPLGRYQEIADTLARHGLGFLGAQIGVTRWLPARYRTAPGSADEPANTAERVRLVLEDLGPTFIKLGQLLSTRPDLLPPAYISELSKLQDAAPPVPDEQIRETIRQELGADPEDLFASFEWTPMASASIGQVHAATLADGTSVVVKVRRPEVVRQVQEDLEILNNLAARAARAWEPARTYDVPGIAREFSETLRAELDYLREARNAERFAADFADRSDVVIPRVYWETTTSRVLTMERMTGIKVSDREALDAAGIDRREVAVTGADIVLSMIFEHRFFHADLHPGNAFVRPDSVALIDFGMVGEITEELQDGLADVFIAAATRNSDGLASAVINLSVAQGSVDRRALRAAMSSLFGEFSDRTLGEIHFTTLATDLLRVLREHHLQLPQEVSLVVRALLVIEGVGVQLDPTFELNSVLTPFARRLIQRRLSLAAVTKRIGRASIDAGELLLELPTRLRRLLEVMDHNGIEVHLRAAELDPLVGRAERIGNRLVAGIITAALINGLGQVIARDSRLRTWKGALTGTGIATFTTLSGYLLWTARRRR, from the coding sequence ATGCAGCCACCTCTCGGCAGGTACCAGGAGATCGCCGACACGCTTGCTCGGCACGGGCTGGGTTTCCTCGGCGCGCAGATCGGGGTCACGCGGTGGCTGCCCGCCCGCTACCGCACAGCGCCAGGCAGCGCCGACGAGCCGGCCAACACCGCCGAGCGGGTGCGCCTGGTGCTCGAGGATCTCGGCCCCACGTTCATCAAGCTCGGGCAGTTGCTCTCCACTCGCCCCGACCTGCTGCCGCCGGCCTACATCTCGGAGCTGTCGAAGCTGCAGGATGCCGCCCCTCCGGTTCCCGACGAGCAGATCCGCGAGACGATCCGGCAGGAACTCGGTGCCGACCCCGAAGACCTCTTCGCCTCGTTCGAGTGGACGCCGATGGCATCCGCGTCGATCGGTCAGGTGCATGCCGCGACGCTCGCCGACGGCACGTCCGTCGTGGTGAAGGTGCGCCGCCCCGAGGTCGTGCGGCAGGTGCAGGAGGACCTCGAGATCTTGAACAACCTCGCCGCACGCGCGGCCCGTGCGTGGGAGCCCGCGCGCACCTATGACGTTCCCGGGATCGCGAGGGAGTTCTCCGAGACGCTGCGCGCGGAGCTGGACTACCTGCGCGAGGCGCGCAACGCCGAACGGTTCGCGGCCGACTTCGCCGACCGGTCCGACGTGGTCATCCCGCGCGTCTACTGGGAGACCACGACCTCCCGCGTCCTGACGATGGAACGGATGACCGGCATCAAGGTCAGCGACCGAGAAGCGCTGGATGCCGCAGGGATCGACCGTCGGGAAGTGGCCGTCACCGGGGCGGACATCGTGCTGTCGATGATCTTCGAGCACCGCTTCTTCCACGCCGATCTGCATCCCGGCAACGCATTCGTCCGTCCGGACTCGGTCGCGCTCATCGACTTCGGCATGGTGGGCGAGATCACGGAAGAACTGCAGGACGGGCTCGCCGACGTCTTCATCGCCGCCGCCACCCGGAATTCAGACGGCCTCGCGAGCGCCGTCATCAACCTCTCGGTCGCGCAGGGCTCGGTGGACCGACGCGCGCTTCGCGCTGCAATGTCATCACTGTTCGGCGAGTTCTCGGACCGAACGCTCGGCGAGATCCACTTCACGACGCTGGCGACCGATCTGCTTCGGGTGCTGCGGGAGCACCATCTGCAGCTCCCGCAGGAGGTCTCCCTTGTCGTCCGGGCGCTGCTGGTGATCGAAGGCGTGGGCGTGCAACTGGACCCGACCTTCGAGTTGAACTCGGTGCTCACCCCGTTCGCTCGGCGCCTCATCCAACGCCGATTGTCCCTGGCCGCGGTGACCAAGCGGATCGGGCGCGCCTCGATCGACGCGGGCGAACTGCTGCTCGAGCTGCCGACGCGGCTGCGACGGCTGCTGGAAGTGATGGATCACAACGGCATCGAAGTGCACCTCCGGGCGGCAGAGCTGGATCCGCTGGTCGGACGCGCGGAGCGGATCGGGAATCGGCTGGTCGCCGGAATCATCACGGCCGCACTCATCAACGGTCTCGGTCAGGTGATCGCCCGGGACAGCAGGCTGCGCACCTGGAAGGGCGCGCTGACGGGCACCGGCATCGCGACGTTCACGACCCTGAGCGGCTACCTGCTGTGGACGGCGCGGCGTCGCCGGTAG
- a CDS encoding alpha/beta hydrolase, whose amino-acid sequence MPSKRVGDLLVPAERWLHRPIIPTAVGADKGGRAPGMPWRRAAMLAMMISTRMGQEAVTVTRISKTDEGAWPPGLAYFRVGAGAPLLFLPGLSGEPDTPSGLDLTLQLHLLTPFARSREVIWVNRRRGLAPPATMAPIAADFATVIRERLPPPVDVIGVSTGGSVALQLAVDHPELVRRLVVVSAAHRLSDNGLRVQREIAAAVRSGRPRRAGAVGVAAMAATGLGALVLGAGGWVMGRRTFGNAGPDLLAMLDAEDDFDLQPQLGRITASSLVIGAEKDRYYTPRLFRDTAAGIPDARLILYPRIGHMGTTLQRRFPRDVLSFLEA is encoded by the coding sequence GTGCCGAGCAAGCGTGTCGGCGATCTCCTGGTACCTGCCGAGAGGTGGCTGCATCGCCCCATCATCCCGACCGCCGTGGGAGCGGACAAGGGCGGGCGCGCCCCGGGCATGCCGTGGCGCCGCGCCGCGATGCTCGCGATGATGATCTCGACCCGGATGGGGCAGGAGGCCGTGACCGTGACGAGGATCTCGAAGACCGACGAGGGGGCGTGGCCGCCGGGGCTGGCCTACTTTCGGGTCGGTGCCGGGGCGCCGCTGCTGTTCCTGCCGGGCCTGTCCGGCGAGCCCGATACGCCGAGCGGACTGGATCTGACCCTGCAGCTGCATCTGCTCACGCCGTTTGCACGCAGCCGTGAGGTGATCTGGGTCAATCGTCGGCGGGGACTGGCGCCCCCCGCGACGATGGCGCCGATCGCTGCCGACTTCGCCACGGTCATCCGCGAGCGGCTGCCCCCACCGGTGGACGTCATCGGAGTGTCCACCGGCGGCAGCGTCGCCCTGCAGCTCGCCGTGGACCACCCGGAACTCGTCCGCCGGCTCGTGGTCGTCTCCGCCGCCCATCGGCTGAGCGATAACGGCCTGCGGGTGCAGCGCGAGATCGCGGCCGCCGTGCGCTCAGGCCGGCCCCGGCGGGCGGGGGCCGTCGGCGTCGCCGCGATGGCCGCGACCGGGCTGGGCGCTCTCGTGCTGGGCGCAGGGGGCTGGGTGATGGGGCGGCGCACTTTCGGGAACGCCGGCCCAGATCTGCTGGCCATGCTCGACGCCGAAGACGATTTCGACCTCCAGCCGCAGCTCGGCAGGATCACCGCTTCCAGCCTCGTGATCGGTGCCGAGAAGGACCGGTACTACACGCCCCGGTTGTTCCGCGACACCGCCGCTGGCATCCCGGACGCCCGATTGATCCTGTACCCGCGGATCGGGCACATGGGAACGACGCTGCAGCGGCGCTTCCCCCGCGACGTGCTGTCGTTTCTGGAAGCGTGA
- a CDS encoding DUF1905 domain-containing protein, whose amino-acid sequence MHIEFESVVFRWTARPEAWLFADVPEELSEDISELTAPFARGFGSVRVEASVGGTTWRTSIFPSSSGRYWLPLKRAVREAEALVEGGPVTVSLRVLDV is encoded by the coding sequence ATGCACATCGAGTTCGAGTCGGTCGTGTTCCGATGGACGGCGCGGCCCGAGGCATGGTTGTTCGCGGACGTACCCGAGGAGCTGAGTGAGGACATCAGCGAGCTCACGGCGCCCTTCGCGCGCGGGTTCGGCTCGGTGCGCGTCGAGGCGTCGGTCGGTGGGACGACCTGGCGCACCTCGATCTTCCCCAGTTCGTCGGGCCGGTACTGGTTGCCGCTCAAGCGCGCCGTTCGTGAGGCCGAAGCCCTCGTCGAGGGCGGCCCCGTGACGGTGAGTCTGCGGGTGCTCGACGTCTGA
- a CDS encoding alpha-amylase family glycosyl hydrolase, with protein MRSIDPLWVRHAMWWHVYPLGFVGAPQTLPPAEQPVIHRIDRIEAWLDHVQQLGLNGLQLGPVFASSTHGYDTVDYFRIDPRLGDENDLVRLIGHARDRGIRVLLDGVFNHVGREHPLFRALQEQGPDADSADLFRVNWDGWHEGDTVDADVFEGHEQLVALRHDSPRVVDLVVDVMTYWLDRGIDGWRLDAAYAVPPSFWAAVLPRVRERHPDAWFTGEVIHGDQAAIVRESTINSLTQYELWQGIWHSIADRNLHELAHAVRRHTALLTTMVPSTFVGNHDVTRVATAVGDAFVPHALAVLFTVAGTPAIYAGDEYGYHAVKEERFGGDDAIRPEFPASPPAVETLDPWAADTLHLTEAMIALRRQRPWLHEAATDVVEVDNGSIVLRTATPDGSVVCALNLAATPVTVSAAGARTVLIGQGDLGDSTLTLPPQGWVIAE; from the coding sequence ATGCGTTCCATCGATCCCCTCTGGGTCCGTCATGCCATGTGGTGGCACGTTTATCCCCTCGGATTCGTCGGCGCGCCCCAGACCCTGCCGCCGGCCGAGCAGCCGGTGATTCACCGGATCGACCGCATAGAAGCGTGGCTCGACCACGTGCAGCAGCTCGGCCTCAACGGCCTGCAGCTCGGGCCGGTCTTCGCCTCATCCACCCACGGGTACGACACCGTCGACTACTTCCGCATCGACCCTCGCCTCGGCGACGAGAACGACCTCGTGCGACTCATCGGGCACGCACGCGACCGCGGCATCCGCGTGCTTCTGGACGGCGTGTTCAACCATGTCGGGCGAGAGCACCCGCTCTTCCGGGCGCTTCAGGAGCAGGGACCGGATGCCGACAGCGCGGACCTGTTCCGAGTGAACTGGGACGGTTGGCACGAGGGCGACACCGTGGATGCCGATGTCTTCGAGGGCCATGAACAACTCGTGGCGCTGCGGCACGACTCGCCCCGCGTCGTCGACCTCGTCGTGGATGTCATGACCTACTGGCTGGACCGCGGCATCGACGGGTGGCGCCTGGACGCCGCATACGCCGTTCCCCCGTCGTTCTGGGCCGCGGTTCTGCCGCGAGTGCGCGAACGCCACCCCGATGCGTGGTTCACCGGCGAGGTCATTCACGGCGATCAGGCCGCGATAGTCCGAGAATCGACGATCAATTCGCTCACCCAGTACGAACTGTGGCAGGGCATCTGGCACAGCATCGCCGACCGCAACCTCCACGAACTCGCGCACGCGGTCCGCCGTCACACCGCTCTGCTCACCACCATGGTCCCGAGCACCTTCGTCGGCAATCACGACGTGACCCGAGTGGCCACGGCGGTCGGCGACGCGTTCGTCCCGCATGCGCTCGCTGTGCTCTTCACGGTCGCCGGCACCCCGGCGATCTATGCCGGCGACGAGTACGGGTATCACGCCGTGAAGGAGGAGCGCTTCGGCGGCGATGACGCGATCCGGCCCGAGTTCCCCGCGTCTCCGCCCGCGGTCGAGACGCTCGACCCGTGGGCCGCGGACACGCTGCATCTCACCGAGGCGATGATTGCGCTGCGCCGACAGCGACCGTGGTTGCATGAGGCCGCCACCGACGTGGTGGAGGTCGACAACGGGTCGATCGTGCTGCGGACCGCGACACCTGATGGTTCCGTGGTGTGCGCGCTCAATCTCGCAGCCACTCCCGTCACCGTCTCGGCGGCCGGCGCTCGCACCGTGCTGATCGGTCAAGGGGACCTCGGCGACTCGACGCTGACGCTCCCCCCGCAGGGGTGGGTCATCGCCGAGTAG
- a CDS encoding acyl-CoA desaturase, with product MNEIRATGPARSPSGVKREGPSEFTGLAQIIRDSGLLRRRYGYYWAKLIAAPVVLGLCLTAFVWIGDTWWQMFTAAVLGIVLTQIAFLGHDAAHRQIFVSGKWNDWACLVIGDLLVGMSYGWWQHKHTRHHANPNKLGADPDIELPVIVVTAEAAAVPRPAVISWLRSHQGLFFFPILLLEGISLHASGVRRVFVREHLNRRWVEIGFIGIRLIGYGVLVFFVLSPGVAVAFLAVQLGVFGFYMGASFAPNHKGMPIVPRDMTLDFLHRQVTMSRNIRGSRVLDTVMGGLNYQIEHHLFPSMPRPHLRAAAPMIAAYCREHDIPYTQTGLFSSYAIIVRYINRVGLGERDVFTCPLVDQRRHLTAGG from the coding sequence ATGAACGAGATCCGCGCCACCGGACCCGCCCGTTCACCGTCCGGGGTGAAGCGTGAGGGTCCGAGCGAGTTCACCGGCCTGGCGCAGATCATCCGCGACAGTGGCCTGCTGCGACGACGGTACGGCTACTACTGGGCGAAACTCATCGCGGCGCCGGTCGTGCTGGGTCTGTGCCTGACCGCCTTCGTCTGGATCGGTGACACCTGGTGGCAGATGTTCACCGCCGCCGTGCTCGGGATCGTGCTGACCCAGATCGCGTTTCTCGGACACGATGCCGCGCACCGCCAGATCTTCGTCTCGGGCAAGTGGAACGACTGGGCATGCCTGGTGATCGGCGACCTGCTCGTCGGCATGAGCTACGGGTGGTGGCAGCACAAGCACACCCGGCATCACGCCAACCCGAACAAGCTGGGCGCCGACCCTGACATCGAGCTGCCCGTCATCGTCGTGACAGCCGAAGCGGCCGCGGTGCCGCGCCCGGCGGTCATCTCCTGGCTGCGCAGCCACCAGGGCCTGTTCTTCTTCCCGATCCTGCTGCTGGAGGGCATCTCGCTGCACGCCTCCGGGGTGCGCCGCGTCTTCGTGCGCGAGCACTTGAACCGTCGCTGGGTGGAGATCGGCTTCATCGGCATCCGGCTGATCGGCTACGGGGTCCTGGTGTTCTTCGTGCTGTCGCCGGGGGTCGCGGTGGCGTTCCTTGCCGTGCAACTGGGGGTGTTCGGGTTCTACATGGGCGCGTCGTTCGCCCCGAACCACAAGGGCATGCCGATCGTCCCCCGCGACATGACCCTGGACTTCCTCCACCGCCAGGTGACGATGAGCCGCAACATCCGCGGCAGCCGGGTGCTGGACACCGTGATGGGCGGGCTCAACTACCAGATCGAGCATCACCTGTTCCCGTCGATGCCCCGCCCCCACCTGCGGGCCGCCGCCCCGATGATCGCCGCGTACTGCCGGGAGCACGACATCCCCTACACGCAGACCGGCCTGTTCAGCTCGTACGCGATCATCGTCCGCTACATCAATCGCGTCGGGCTGGGGGAGCGGGATGTGTTCACCTGCCCGCTCGTGGACCAGCGCCGCCACCTCACCGCCGGCGGCTGA
- a CDS encoding M23 family metallopeptidase gives MVAPVLMTLPFAGRWLVQNSPARRDPSHGVDVFGQRYAIDFVEVDERGRTAATQDWRTLLATEPPERFSAFGTPLSAPVAGVVVAVHDGEPDHEARRSQFALIRYAAGQAGRLREGPHAVAGNHVILRDRVSGMLVAMVHLRAGSLRVGAGDEVAVGDPVAQCGNSGNSTQPHLHVQAMDSADLRVARGVPIAFTGYRQWGPGRRGVVREVDAGIPDEGAVVAASGIHPV, from the coding sequence ATGGTCGCACCGGTGCTGATGACACTGCCCTTCGCGGGCCGGTGGCTCGTGCAGAACAGCCCCGCCCGGCGCGACCCGAGCCACGGGGTCGACGTGTTCGGGCAGCGGTACGCGATCGACTTCGTCGAGGTGGACGAGCGGGGACGTACCGCCGCGACGCAGGACTGGCGGACGCTTCTCGCGACCGAACCGCCCGAGCGGTTCTCTGCCTTCGGAACGCCACTGTCGGCACCGGTCGCCGGAGTTGTCGTCGCCGTCCACGACGGCGAGCCCGACCACGAGGCCCGGCGGTCGCAGTTCGCGCTGATCCGGTATGCCGCCGGTCAGGCCGGGCGGCTGCGCGAGGGGCCGCACGCGGTGGCGGGAAACCACGTGATCCTGCGCGACCGGGTGAGCGGAATGCTCGTGGCGATGGTGCACCTGCGGGCCGGATCGCTGCGCGTCGGTGCCGGCGACGAGGTGGCGGTGGGGGACCCGGTCGCGCAGTGCGGCAACTCCGGCAACTCGACCCAGCCGCACCTGCACGTGCAGGCCATGGACAGTGCCGACCTCCGCGTCGCCCGCGGGGTGCCGATCGCGTTCACCGGGTACCGCCAGTGGGGCCCGGGCCGGCGCGGTGTCGTGCGAGAGGTGGATGCCGGCATCCCCGACGAGGGTGCGGTCGTCGCTGCCAGCGGCATCCACCCGGTGTGA
- a CDS encoding alpha/beta hydrolase, with protein sequence MDAALNALTRMPEPQFVMTADGDRLATYTWGDEAAPTVLCVHGFGSSTRDNWVNTGWVRDLLQAGLHVLAVDQRGHGASDKPHLATAYEMTSLVSDLLNVLDTYLLDTVRYVGYSLGGRVGWQTAVDAPTRIERAVLGGIPDGRPLARMQIAQVRAYLDEGRPVEDAVTQRYVALAERVPTNDLRALVALAEGMRLGESDPDPASPPAQPVLFATGTEDPILEQSRRLAGVAPHGTFVEIPGRNHINAPGSRAFRQAGVEFLSSSR encoded by the coding sequence ATGGATGCCGCGCTCAACGCACTGACCCGCATGCCCGAGCCGCAGTTCGTCATGACCGCCGACGGCGACCGGCTCGCCACCTACACGTGGGGCGACGAGGCGGCGCCGACGGTGCTGTGCGTGCACGGGTTCGGCTCCAGCACCCGCGACAACTGGGTGAACACCGGGTGGGTGCGGGATCTGCTGCAGGCGGGGCTGCACGTGCTCGCGGTCGATCAGCGCGGACACGGCGCCAGCGACAAGCCGCACCTGGCCACCGCGTACGAGATGACGAGCCTCGTCTCCGACCTCCTCAACGTGCTCGACACCTACCTGCTCGACACGGTGCGCTACGTCGGCTATTCACTCGGCGGGCGCGTCGGCTGGCAGACCGCGGTCGACGCGCCGACGCGCATCGAGCGGGCGGTGCTGGGCGGCATCCCCGATGGCCGGCCACTCGCGCGCATGCAGATCGCGCAGGTGCGGGCCTACCTCGACGAGGGTCGCCCGGTGGAGGATGCCGTCACCCAGCGGTACGTCGCGCTGGCCGAGCGAGTGCCGACGAACGACCTGCGCGCACTGGTCGCACTGGCCGAAGGCATGCGACTGGGCGAGAGCGATCCCGACCCGGCGTCGCCGCCCGCGCAGCCGGTGCTGTTCGCCACCGGCACCGAGGACCCGATCCTGGAGCAGTCGCGGCGCCTGGCGGGCGTCGCGCCGCACGGCACGTTCGTGGAGATTCCCGGCCGAAACCACATCAACGCGCCCGGGTCGCGGGCGTTCCGCCAGGCGGGCGTCGAGTTCCTCTCCTCATCGCGATGA
- a CDS encoding DUF2809 domain-containing protein produces MPRPARRRLVAAVLLAATIAAGLAVHRWAPDVAASDIAGDVLYALAAYVGLVLLFPKPRPWVVGFVAVTWCVAVELFQLTGVPERIGAALPPAMLLLGTVFDVRDLVAYVLAIIVAAAVDTALVGRVATRAT; encoded by the coding sequence ATGCCGCGCCCCGCCCGCCGTCGCCTCGTCGCCGCCGTCCTGCTCGCAGCGACCATCGCCGCGGGCCTGGCGGTGCACCGCTGGGCACCGGACGTCGCGGCATCCGACATCGCCGGCGATGTGCTCTACGCGCTCGCCGCCTACGTCGGACTGGTGCTGCTGTTCCCGAAGCCGCGCCCGTGGGTCGTGGGGTTCGTCGCGGTGACGTGGTGCGTGGCGGTGGAGTTGTTCCAGCTCACCGGCGTGCCCGAGCGCATCGGGGCGGCGCTGCCGCCCGCGATGCTGCTGCTGGGAACCGTGTTCGACGTGCGCGACCTGGTGGCATATGTGCTCGCGATCATCGTCGCCGCCGCTGTGGACACCGCGCTGGTCGGGCGTGTGGCGACGCGGGCGACGTGA